One genomic region from Kamptonema formosum PCC 6407 encodes:
- a CDS encoding WD40 domain-containing protein, producing MTDLMKLEETSSYNERSLKTLVRSITMSQGQFSLILVRCNYEQLRLAMVQRLREMSPIQIQDIVLATSVKTLYTTLLVKTRSLVSMGGVSESALMVFGLESVVAIDDLLTSTNQVRDEFRKNFAFPLVLWVTDDIAAKMIRLAPDFKSWAAATIKFEMATSELMDFLRQQADAIFTVGKLNAKSENAISEPKGEFPETKLNLSQTSEVKLQNSGSNLWVKDSTPIFSSNSNPVNTLDLTIGSRRRQELELALKDVESRGQELEPALEASLQFVIGRDYYISDRTEIALIHYQQSLAFWQQKTKERILELKDEGEKSKPRWPSLQEVLRDGKYGNRRNNLKQTEVISSPSPISDDQFLERQGIVLFHIALCQRLQAARNPVANRLHLQEARISLEESRNAFEAANRLDLVAAVTTHLGEVLQRLEAWGELQTLAESSLQLHFIYGTPSQLAQDYGFLAEVALQEFRWHHARQLAELALAILDQAPNGGDGGDRKGEGGISDFFNSKLNTQNRVGEAYPQGLAWRGTKQSFKTQNSLSSPVSCPLSDKSLYLLLLAQSVRELGQWEAAVNYLELAIGQTEAKYDPRLYIDILADLRSLYFERGEYLKAFRTKKTKRSIEYQYGFRAFIGAGQLQPHRQAINPSMPCVENEVAIAQEMTASCRQQDINRLLERIGRDDHKLTIIHGPSGVGKSSLVKAGLVPALKNISFGARDTLPIVVQVYTDWVMELEKCLTRGLENRVAAEQRRLSAKKVPEVSGNCPAKIGVNSLEPQGLIEDTVLFIIEQLRQNAENNLLTVLIFDQFEEFFFVCTSGTQRQFFYEFFRKCLNLPFVKVILSLREDYLHYLLECDRVPNLDAINNNILDKQIRYQLRNFSIRDTHSVIEHLTERAEFYLEPALIDAFVLDLADELEEVRPIELQVVGAQLQEERITTLKEYQQLGVQPKAELVKRSLDRVISDCGLENEDATWKILFSLTDERGVRLIKTKQELSLAIDKNSLAINIRLSAKNRSENNSNLDLILEILVGHGLLFMLRESPEDRYQLVHDYLVRPIRQRFGIEARLHRAEADKQMSQVQLYHTNRRLKQLLALAAIGVVLLSSSTVAALNFWHRAVAQKQVAMAQRQRADINTLTAASEALFLSNNKFDALMESLRAGKQWRQIENTQETQTLKDTEILIAAALQQAVYGVKERNRFEGHGDVIWGLSFSSDGKIIASGSVDKTVKLWRSDGSLQATLKGHTDNITYVAFSPNSQILASGSLDKTVKIWRTNGSLVKTLSGHTHNITGISFSPDGKMLASASGDKTVKIWRINGSLFKTLQHDSPVNAVSFSRDGKIIASASDNGTVKIWRNDGKLLANLRHREGVGLSKVYSISLSPNGEILASAGEDKTVKLWNLTKILQVKEKKEATALKTKDFLLATLTNHSSFVFSVSFSPDGKTLASGSADKTVKIWSLKKVVDPLANQANKPLPNPAISKGKMRDSVGRLLYSNDVKRKGNPNSENVKIEISLIRSLAGHGDKVTQVSWSPDSNMLASSSFDKTVRLWRLDDIPLKTLDGHQNRVQSVSFSPDGQIVASASVDKTIKLWSRDGKLIKTLTGHTGWVSSVSFSPDGKMLASASDDGTVKLWSREGRILRSFYAHNNFVMGVSFSPDGKMLATAGYDNTVKLWNLDGTMVATLLKGSSDSVTSVSFSPDGLLVASGSYDNKVKIWSRNGTLLKTLTGHRNSVMSVSFSPDGKILASGSKDNTVILWNLDLDDLLVRGCDWVGDYLKTNPNVSDRDRHLCDGVKVEN from the coding sequence ATGACCGATCTGATGAAGCTAGAGGAAACTTCTAGCTATAACGAGCGATCGCTAAAGACTCTGGTACGCTCCATTACCATGTCTCAAGGGCAATTTTCTCTAATTTTAGTGCGCTGCAATTACGAGCAATTGCGGTTGGCAATGGTGCAACGACTCCGGGAAATGTCGCCCATTCAAATACAAGATATAGTCCTAGCTACATCCGTCAAAACACTCTATACTACGCTGTTAGTAAAGACTCGCTCTTTGGTGTCAATGGGTGGTGTTTCGGAGTCTGCTTTGATGGTATTTGGTCTAGAAAGTGTGGTTGCGATCGATGACTTACTAACATCTACTAACCAAGTGCGGGACGAGTTTCGCAAAAATTTCGCCTTCCCCTTAGTGCTGTGGGTGACGGACGATATTGCGGCGAAAATGATTCGATTGGCTCCCGATTTCAAAAGTTGGGCTGCTGCTACAATTAAATTTGAAATGGCTACCAGCGAGTTGATGGATTTTTTAAGGCAACAAGCTGATGCTATTTTTACTGTTGGGAAACTCAATGCAAAATCGGAAAATGCGATCTCTGAACCCAAGGGAGAATTCCCAGAAACAAAGTTAAATTTGTCTCAAACGAGTGAAGTTAAACTGCAAAATTCAGGATCTAACCTGTGGGTAAAGGATTCTACGCCCATTTTCTCCTCTAATTCTAACCCAGTTAATACTCTCGATTTGACAATTGGTTCCAGGCGGCGACAAGAACTAGAATTAGCATTAAAAGATGTAGAAAGTCGCGGACAAGAGTTAGAACCTGCTCTCGAAGCCAGCTTACAATTTGTTATTGGTCGCGATTACTACATCAGCGATCGAACAGAAATTGCTTTGATTCATTATCAGCAAAGCTTAGCATTTTGGCAACAGAAAACTAAGGAGAGGATACTAGAACTCAAAGATGAGGGAGAGAAGTCAAAACCACGTTGGCCTAGTCTGCAAGAAGTTTTGCGAGATGGGAAGTATGGCAATAGAAGAAACAATCTAAAGCAAACTGAAGTTATTTCTTCTCCATCTCCAATCTCAGACGATCAATTTTTAGAACGGCAAGGGATAGTGTTGTTTCACATTGCCTTATGCCAACGCCTCCAAGCTGCCAGAAATCCTGTAGCCAACCGCTTGCACTTGCAAGAAGCAAGGATTAGTTTAGAAGAATCTAGAAATGCGTTTGAAGCAGCAAACCGTCTCGACTTAGTGGCGGCGGTGACGACTCATTTGGGAGAGGTATTGCAAAGGCTGGAAGCTTGGGGAGAGTTGCAAACTCTCGCGGAAAGTTCTTTACAATTGCATTTTATCTACGGTACTCCCAGCCAACTTGCTCAAGATTACGGCTTTCTGGCTGAGGTTGCCCTACAAGAGTTTAGATGGCATCATGCGCGACAGTTAGCGGAACTGGCTTTAGCTATTTTGGATCAAGCACCCAATGGAGGAGATGGGGGAGATAGGAAAGGAGAAGGGGGAATTTCTGATTTTTTTAACTCAAAACTCAATACTCAAAATCGGGTTGGCGAAGCCTACCCGCAGGGTTTAGCCTGGCGAGGAACAAAGCAATCTTTTAAAACTCAAAACTCTCTATCCTCTCCCGTCTCTTGTCCCCTGTCGGATAAGAGTTTATATCTATTATTGCTAGCCCAAAGCGTGCGGGAACTGGGACAGTGGGAGGCGGCGGTAAATTATTTGGAGTTGGCCATTGGGCAAACTGAGGCGAAATACGATCCGCGACTTTACATTGATATTTTAGCGGATCTGCGATCGCTCTACTTCGAGCGGGGCGAATATCTCAAGGCCTTCCGCACTAAGAAAACCAAGCGTTCGATTGAGTATCAGTACGGTTTCAGAGCTTTTATTGGCGCGGGTCAATTGCAACCCCATCGCCAAGCGATTAACCCTTCGATGCCTTGTGTGGAAAATGAAGTTGCGATCGCCCAAGAAATGACTGCTTCCTGTCGCCAACAAGATATTAACCGCTTACTGGAAAGAATCGGCAGAGACGACCATAAATTAACTATAATTCATGGGCCAAGCGGTGTAGGAAAAAGTTCTCTTGTTAAAGCTGGATTGGTGCCAGCTTTGAAAAATATTAGCTTTGGTGCGCGGGATACATTGCCTATTGTTGTGCAAGTTTATACTGATTGGGTGATGGAGTTGGAGAAGTGTTTGACTAGAGGGCTTGAGAATAGAGTAGCAGCAGAGCAGAGGCGATTAAGTGCGAAAAAAGTGCCAGAAGTTTCTGGAAATTGCCCAGCAAAAATAGGAGTTAACAGTCTAGAACCTCAAGGTTTAATTGAGGATACTGTATTATTTATTATCGAGCAGTTACGGCAAAATGCAGAAAATAATCTGCTGACTGTACTCATTTTCGATCAGTTTGAAGAGTTTTTCTTTGTTTGCACTTCGGGGACACAAAGACAGTTTTTTTATGAGTTTTTTCGGAAGTGTTTAAATCTACCTTTTGTTAAGGTAATTCTTTCTTTACGCGAAGACTATTTGCATTACTTACTGGAGTGCGATCGCGTCCCCAATCTGGATGCAATTAACAATAACATTTTAGACAAGCAGATTCGCTATCAATTAAGAAATTTTTCAATCCGAGATACCCACAGCGTGATCGAACATTTAACTGAACGGGCCGAATTTTACTTAGAGCCGGCATTGATTGATGCTTTTGTTTTAGATTTAGCTGATGAACTAGAAGAAGTACGTCCAATTGAGTTGCAAGTGGTGGGAGCACAACTCCAAGAAGAGAGAATTACAACTCTAAAAGAATATCAGCAACTAGGAGTTCAACCCAAGGCGGAATTAGTTAAGCGTTCCCTCGATCGAGTGATCTCAGATTGCGGCTTAGAAAATGAAGATGCTACCTGGAAAATTTTGTTTTCGTTAACAGATGAAAGAGGAGTTAGACTGATTAAAACTAAGCAAGAATTGTCATTAGCTATCGATAAAAATTCATTGGCTATCAATATCAGACTATCTGCTAAAAATAGATCGGAAAACAATAGTAATCTTGACTTAATATTAGAAATATTAGTCGGTCATGGTTTGCTATTTATGCTGCGGGAATCGCCAGAAGACCGCTATCAATTAGTTCATGATTATCTCGTCAGACCTATCCGCCAAAGATTCGGTATAGAAGCAAGGCTGCACCGTGCTGAAGCTGATAAACAAATGAGTCAAGTGCAACTTTACCATACTAACCGCCGCCTTAAACAACTATTAGCTTTAGCTGCGATCGGCGTAGTGCTATTATCCAGTTCTACCGTTGCGGCTTTAAATTTTTGGCATCGAGCTGTCGCTCAAAAACAGGTAGCTATGGCTCAAAGACAACGGGCAGATATTAATACTTTGACAGCAGCTTCGGAAGCCCTATTTTTATCAAATAATAAGTTTGATGCTCTGATGGAAAGTTTGAGGGCGGGTAAACAGTGGAGACAAATAGAAAACACTCAAGAAACTCAAACTCTTAAAGATACTGAAATTTTAATTGCGGCTGCACTTCAACAGGCAGTTTACGGAGTTAAAGAACGCAATCGTTTTGAGGGACACGGGGATGTAATTTGGGGTTTAAGTTTCAGTTCTGATGGTAAAATAATTGCTTCTGGCAGCGTGGATAAAACTGTCAAACTTTGGCGAAGTGATGGAAGTTTACAAGCAACATTGAAAGGTCATACCGATAATATAACTTATGTAGCATTTAGCCCTAATAGTCAAATCTTGGCTTCTGGAAGTCTTGATAAAACTGTGAAAATTTGGCGGACTAATGGTAGCCTAGTTAAAACTTTGAGCGGTCATACTCATAATATTACGGGTATCAGTTTTAGCCCTGATGGTAAAATGTTGGCTTCTGCCTCTGGAGACAAAACAGTTAAAATTTGGAGGATAAATGGTAGTCTCTTCAAAACTTTACAGCATGACTCTCCGGTAAATGCGGTTAGCTTTAGCCGCGATGGTAAAATAATTGCCTCAGCTAGCGATAATGGGACTGTGAAAATTTGGCGGAATGATGGTAAGTTGTTGGCAAATTTGCGGCATCGGGAAGGTGTTGGTTTATCTAAAGTCTATAGTATTAGTTTGTCTCCTAATGGTGAAATTCTTGCATCGGCTGGAGAGGACAAAACTGTGAAACTTTGGAATCTCACAAAGATTTTACAGGTTAAAGAGAAGAAAGAAGCAACGGCGTTAAAAACTAAGGATTTTTTACTCGCAACTTTGACGAATCATTCTAGCTTCGTTTTTAGCGTTAGTTTTTCCCCAGATGGCAAAACTTTGGCTTCAGGGAGTGCAGATAAAACTGTGAAAATTTGGAGTTTAAAAAAGGTTGTCGATCCCCTTGCTAATCAAGCAAACAAACCCCTACCCAACCCGGCAATTAGTAAGGGGAAAATGCGCGATAGTGTGGGTAGATTGTTGTACTCAAATGATGTCAAACGGAAAGGAAATCCCAACTCTGAAAATGTAAAAATTGAGATTAGTTTAATTAGAAGTTTAGCTGGACATGGGGATAAAGTTACTCAGGTGAGTTGGAGTCCCGATAGCAATATGCTGGCTTCGTCAAGTTTTGATAAAACGGTGAGGCTATGGCGGCTTGATGATATACCCCTCAAAACTTTGGATGGTCATCAAAATCGGGTTCAAAGTGTAAGTTTTAGCCCTGACGGTCAAATTGTGGCTTCGGCTTCTGTCGATAAGACAATTAAACTTTGGAGTCGCGATGGAAAGTTAATTAAAACTTTAACGGGACATACTGGATGGGTTAGTAGTGTTAGTTTTAGTCCTGATGGAAAAATGTTGGCTTCTGCGAGTGACGACGGTACTGTGAAACTTTGGAGTCGGGAGGGACGTATTCTTAGAAGCTTTTACGCTCACAATAATTTTGTGATGGGGGTGAGTTTTAGTCCTGATGGAAAAATGTTGGCAACTGCTGGTTATGACAATACGGTAAAACTTTGGAATCTTGACGGTACAATGGTTGCGACTTTGTTAAAGGGTTCGAGCGATAGCGTGACGAGTGTGAGTTTTAGCCCTGATGGTTTGCTGGTTGCGTCTGGAAGTTATGACAATAAGGTGAAAATTTGGAGCCGCAATGGTACTTTGCTAAAAACTTTGACGGGACACCGCAATAGTGTGATGAGTGTGAGTTTTAGCCCGGATGGGAAGATTCTTGCTTCTGGTAGTAAGGATAATACGGTGATTTTGTGGAATTTGGATCTGGATGATTTGTTGGTGCGTGGCTGCGACTGGGTGGGTGATTATCTCAAAACTAATCCGAATGTGAGCGATCGCGATCGGCATCTGTGCGATGGAGTGAAAGTTGAGAATTGA
- a CDS encoding P-loop NTPase fold protein → MGNPGDRQYYIDFASVRGGKIIESLQRTITRISPNEPTCQLFTGHIGCGKSTELFRLKTELEQEDFYVVYFESSQDLDMGDVDISDILLSIARQVSESLESAGIKLRHGYFQNLFTEVAEFLQTPIELSAEAELSVGIAKITAKTKDSPKLRSQLRQYLEPRTNSILQAINEELLERATKELKYKGHKGLVVIIDNLDRLDATLKASGRTQPEYLFVDRGEQLRKLNCHVVYTIPLTLIFSNDFGRLANRFGVKPKVLPMVPVQARSGKDYEEGMALLRQLVLARAFPTIDPSDRTALIPHVFDNPQTLDRLCRVSGGHVRNLLVLLYSCLQQEDPPFSRECLENVIQEYRDDLLAAITEQEWELLFQVVQRQNVTGEEECQTLLRSMFVFEYRDREGRWFGINPALAETKKYKAWQQCLEVVG, encoded by the coding sequence ATGGGGAATCCAGGGGATCGCCAATATTACATTGATTTTGCTTCAGTACGGGGTGGAAAGATTATCGAATCCTTGCAGCGAACCATTACCCGGATCTCCCCTAATGAGCCTACTTGCCAGCTCTTTACGGGCCACATAGGCTGTGGTAAATCTACTGAATTGTTTCGGCTCAAAACTGAGTTAGAGCAAGAAGACTTTTATGTTGTTTACTTCGAGTCTTCTCAAGATTTGGATATGGGAGATGTAGACATCAGCGATATTTTACTAAGTATTGCTCGCCAAGTAAGTGAAAGTTTAGAATCTGCTGGTATTAAACTCAGGCATGGATATTTTCAAAATCTGTTTACAGAAGTTGCTGAGTTCTTACAAACTCCCATAGAACTTTCAGCCGAGGCTGAGTTATCTGTTGGTATTGCCAAAATTACTGCTAAAACTAAAGATTCTCCCAAACTCCGCTCTCAGTTACGGCAATACTTAGAACCACGAACTAATAGCATTTTGCAAGCTATTAATGAAGAACTTCTCGAACGCGCCACAAAGGAACTTAAGTATAAAGGACACAAAGGGCTGGTAGTTATTATTGACAATCTCGATCGCTTAGATGCTACATTGAAAGCTTCGGGAAGAACGCAGCCAGAATATCTATTTGTAGATCGCGGCGAACAGTTGAGAAAGTTAAATTGCCATGTAGTTTATACCATTCCTCTAACATTGATTTTCTCCAATGACTTCGGCAGACTCGCGAATCGATTTGGAGTTAAACCTAAAGTATTGCCAATGGTACCAGTGCAAGCTCGTTCGGGTAAGGACTATGAAGAGGGGATGGCCTTATTGCGGCAGCTAGTGCTAGCAAGAGCTTTTCCTACTATAGATCCTAGCGATCGTACTGCTTTAATACCTCATGTTTTTGACAATCCCCAAACATTAGATCGACTCTGCCGAGTCAGTGGCGGTCATGTTCGCAATTTATTGGTATTGTTGTATAGTTGTTTGCAACAAGAAGACCCTCCTTTTTCGCGAGAATGTTTGGAAAATGTTATTCAAGAATACCGCGATGATTTGCTTGCTGCCATCACTGAACAAGAATGGGAATTGCTCTTTCAAGTGGTGCAAAGACAAAATGTTACAGGGGAGGAAGAATGCCAAACTTTACTCCGAAGTATGTTTGTATTTGAATATCGCGATCGTGAGGGACGCTGGTTTGGAATCAATCCAGCACTAGCAGAGACTAAGAAATATAAAGCTTGGCAGCAATGTCTTGAAGTTGTAGGTTAA
- a CDS encoding cell division protein FtsQ/DivIB, which yields MASFASVSQTELGRRRDQLRRQRRLKLVQGIWQALAVSTFAGGLLWGIAQPIWLITKPEQVKVEGNQWLSDRAVMSLLPLSYPQSVWGIQPQALAKKLESTGPIAKAKVIRHLFPPSLRVEVQERLPVAIAQPGLALTPTQETQKAGWLDANGGWMPLESYTADKRSGRVSEGGSASKGAGSSHSMPTLKIIGRLELYRVYWPQFYSALSRSPVKVFEVNWQNPGNLILMTELGIVHLGPYSSRMAEQLTVLDKMRQLPKKLDSSKIGYIDLKNPASPMIHIPEQEKQ from the coding sequence ATGGCGAGTTTTGCATCAGTTTCTCAAACGGAGTTAGGGCGCAGGCGCGACCAGTTGCGCCGCCAGAGGCGCTTGAAATTGGTTCAGGGAATTTGGCAAGCATTGGCAGTCAGTACCTTTGCTGGGGGTTTGCTCTGGGGGATCGCTCAGCCGATTTGGTTGATTACCAAACCGGAGCAGGTTAAGGTTGAGGGCAATCAGTGGCTTTCTGACCGTGCGGTGATGTCTTTGTTGCCGCTGTCTTATCCCCAGTCTGTGTGGGGCATTCAGCCTCAAGCTCTGGCTAAAAAACTGGAGTCAACTGGGCCGATCGCTAAAGCAAAGGTGATTCGTCATTTGTTTCCCCCATCTTTGAGGGTAGAAGTGCAGGAACGTCTGCCTGTGGCGATCGCTCAACCTGGGCTCGCATTAACACCCACACAGGAAACACAGAAGGCTGGCTGGCTCGATGCCAATGGGGGCTGGATGCCTTTGGAGAGCTATACTGCGGATAAGCGATCGGGTAGAGTCTCTGAAGGCGGTAGTGCCTCTAAGGGAGCAGGAAGCTCGCACTCTATGCCTACTCTCAAAATCATCGGCCGCTTAGAACTCTATCGCGTCTATTGGCCTCAATTTTACTCTGCACTTAGTCGCAGCCCTGTGAAAGTCTTTGAGGTTAATTGGCAAAATCCGGGAAATTTAATCTTGATGACGGAACTGGGTATTGTACATTTGGGGCCTTACAGTTCCCGAATGGCTGAGCAGCTTACTGTTTTGGACAAGATGCGGCAATTGCCAAAAAAACTGGATTCAAGCAAAATTGGTTACATCGATCTGAAAAATCCAGCTTCGCCGATGATTCATATCCCGGAGCAGGAAAAACAGTAG
- the ftsZ gene encoding cell division protein FtsZ, whose protein sequence is MTLNYRQGSGQDSTHSEEQANFTLAVDSANPFGRKSGIYLGDPNIDIKAMPREESRSGDIVPSSAARIKVIGVGGGGNNAVNRMIASEVAGVEFWTVNTDAQALSLSNAPKRLQVGQKLTRGLGAGGNPAIGQKAAEESRDEIVNALSNSDLVFITAGMGGGTGTGAAPIVAEVAKEMGALTVGVVTRPFTFEGRRRTSQADEGIAALQSRVDTLIVIPNDKLLSVISEQMPVQEAFRVADDILRQGVQGISDIITVPGLVNVDFADVRAVMADAGSALMGIGLGSGKSRAREAAMQAISSPLLEASSIEGARGVVFNITGGTDMTLHEVNAAAETIYEVVDPNANIIFGAVIDERLQGEIKITVIATGFSGEVLSVPTVKEIGVRRSNTSSPAATPTPDPKVPAGLDIPEFLRNRRPPR, encoded by the coding sequence ATGACTCTTAATTATAGACAAGGGTCTGGCCAGGACAGCACCCATTCGGAAGAACAAGCAAATTTTACCCTGGCAGTAGATTCTGCTAATCCCTTTGGACGCAAGTCTGGGATATATTTAGGAGATCCTAATATCGATATTAAAGCCATGCCCCGCGAAGAATCTAGGAGTGGCGATATTGTGCCAAGTAGTGCAGCAAGAATTAAAGTGATTGGTGTTGGCGGGGGTGGGAACAATGCCGTTAACCGCATGATCGCCAGCGAAGTTGCAGGTGTGGAATTTTGGACGGTGAACACTGATGCCCAAGCTTTGTCTCTGTCTAATGCCCCTAAACGCTTGCAAGTAGGACAAAAGTTGACTCGCGGCCTGGGGGCAGGGGGCAATCCTGCCATTGGTCAGAAGGCGGCTGAGGAGTCTCGCGATGAGATTGTTAATGCTTTAAGCAATTCTGACTTGGTTTTCATCACGGCTGGTATGGGGGGCGGCACTGGTACCGGTGCGGCTCCGATTGTGGCTGAGGTGGCTAAGGAAATGGGAGCTCTGACAGTCGGTGTAGTGACGCGGCCTTTCACTTTTGAGGGTCGCCGCCGTACCAGCCAAGCGGATGAGGGCATTGCTGCTCTGCAAAGCCGCGTGGATACGCTGATCGTCATCCCGAATGATAAGCTTTTGTCTGTGATTTCTGAACAAATGCCTGTTCAAGAAGCTTTCCGTGTTGCGGATGATATTCTGCGGCAAGGGGTACAGGGCATCTCTGACATTATTACGGTTCCGGGCTTGGTCAATGTTGACTTTGCTGATGTCCGTGCTGTAATGGCGGATGCTGGTTCGGCTTTGATGGGTATTGGTTTGGGTTCTGGAAAGTCGCGGGCTCGTGAAGCGGCGATGCAGGCTATTTCTTCGCCTTTGTTGGAGGCTTCGTCGATTGAGGGCGCACGGGGTGTTGTTTTCAACATTACTGGCGGTACTGATATGACTCTCCATGAGGTGAATGCAGCGGCTGAGACGATTTATGAGGTAGTCGATCCTAATGCCAATATTATTTTTGGGGCAGTAATTGACGAGCGACTTCAAGGCGAAATCAAGATTACTGTGATTGCTACTGGTTTTTCGGGCGAGGTGCTCTCGGTGCCAACGGTTAAGGAGATTGGGGTACGCCGGTCTAATACTTCTAGTCCTGCTGCTACTCCAACACCCGATCCGAAGGTGCCGGCGGGATTGGATATTCCTGAGTTTCTCCGAAATCGCCGACCGCCAAGGTAG
- a CDS encoding MBL fold metallo-hydrolase: protein MKLTRIDLNSWILQIAGQTVLIDPWLVDPLVFYGKPWLFSADRVQPPAFTPDTLPAIDLILITQGLDDHCHKPTLKQLDRTIPAVASPTATKVLSSLGYKSIASLSNWQEFIQDKLQIIAVPGAEIQPGQVENGYLLKDLTNDETIYYEPHFSPFKGIKERLGRIDVAIAPVIGQIFPILGQIIMGPTEALNLAQTLKPRYFVPTALGDIRASGILPMLIKTIGSVEEFRDRLAASELPTQLLTPAPGETIEFSPVNKI, encoded by the coding sequence ATGAAACTCACCCGAATTGACCTCAACTCTTGGATCTTACAAATCGCAGGCCAAACAGTCTTAATCGATCCCTGGCTAGTCGATCCTCTAGTATTTTACGGCAAACCCTGGTTATTTAGCGCCGATCGCGTCCAGCCCCCAGCCTTTACGCCGGATACTTTACCAGCAATCGACTTAATTCTCATTACTCAAGGTCTAGACGATCACTGTCACAAACCTACTTTAAAACAACTCGATCGCACCATTCCTGCTGTTGCCTCTCCTACTGCTACCAAAGTCCTCAGTAGTTTAGGTTATAAAAGTATCGCATCTTTGTCAAATTGGCAAGAGTTTATCCAAGATAAATTACAAATTATCGCCGTTCCCGGAGCAGAAATCCAACCGGGCCAGGTAGAAAACGGCTATTTGCTTAAAGACTTAACTAACGACGAGACAATTTATTACGAACCGCACTTTTCACCATTTAAGGGAATAAAAGAGCGACTAGGAAGAATTGATGTCGCGATCGCACCTGTCATCGGTCAAATCTTCCCAATTCTAGGACAAATTATCATGGGGCCAACAGAAGCCCTCAACCTCGCCCAAACCTTAAAACCTAGATATTTCGTACCCACTGCCCTCGGCGACATTCGAGCCAGTGGTATTTTACCAATGTTAATTAAGACAATTGGCAGCGTAGAAGAATTTCGCGATCGCCTCGCCGCCTCTGAACTACCCACCCAACTCCTAACCCCCGCCCCAGGCGAAACCATCGAATTTTCACCCGTCAACAAAATTTAG
- a CDS encoding fasciclin domain-containing protein, whose product MDSQNQTNWIKKLTGAVAALGVSALITVPVLAQFNYSASIFNPSGGTSRSVDGTIAGELDSAIKYYRDFQAFAEAVKKAGLTDNFRVKDQADPNKVLFTVFVPTDEAFAALPADIREKLFKPENKDKLAKVLNYHVVAGQVTAKEIEAGVVQTAAGMPVKIQLNETGDKVTLNDASVIQSSRRTANGVIVLVNKVLLPPDLF is encoded by the coding sequence ATGGATTCCCAAAATCAGACAAATTGGATTAAAAAGCTCACTGGTGCTGTAGCTGCTCTTGGTGTCAGCGCCCTGATTACTGTACCGGTGTTGGCGCAGTTCAACTACTCCGCCAGTATCTTTAACCCTTCTGGTGGTACAAGCCGCAGCGTTGACGGTACGATTGCTGGCGAATTGGATTCGGCAATCAAGTATTACCGAGACTTCCAAGCCTTTGCTGAGGCTGTGAAAAAGGCTGGTTTAACTGACAACTTCCGTGTAAAAGACCAAGCAGACCCCAATAAGGTGCTGTTTACTGTTTTTGTACCAACAGATGAAGCGTTTGCAGCTTTACCTGCGGACATCCGGGAGAAGTTGTTTAAACCAGAGAATAAGGACAAATTGGCTAAGGTGCTGAACTACCACGTAGTTGCGGGTCAAGTTACTGCCAAGGAAATAGAGGCCGGTGTGGTGCAAACTGCCGCAGGTATGCCCGTGAAAATTCAGCTTAATGAGACTGGCGATAAAGTGACGCTGAATGACGCTAGCGTAATACAGTCGTCTCGCCGCACTGCCAATGGGGTGATTGTTTTAGTTAATAAGGTGCTTTTGCCTCCTGATTTGTTCTAA